The Allorhodopirellula heiligendammensis genome includes a window with the following:
- a CDS encoding response regulator, translated as MPTTTKPSILIVDDEPDVLFSLTGLLRRDFQVFTAKSGAEAMKVMAEQDVHVIMTDQRMPSMTGTELMGKVRAEHPDAVRIIFTGYADTRAVVDAINSGELYRYISKPWDPDDLIEVLRDAAQKYNETIAEAKLLSGLDDYFDDAVSFVTSDEPAVRDADAVETFKSRTETLRTYLRLLKGSDARP; from the coding sequence ATGCCCACCACAACCAAGCCCAGCATTCTAATTGTTGACGACGAACCGGACGTGCTGTTCTCATTGACCGGACTGCTGCGGCGCGACTTCCAGGTCTTCACCGCCAAGAGCGGTGCCGAGGCAATGAAAGTCATGGCTGAGCAAGATGTGCATGTGATCATGACCGACCAACGCATGCCGAGCATGACCGGCACCGAACTGATGGGCAAGGTACGAGCTGAACACCCCGACGCCGTACGGATCATCTTCACCGGGTATGCCGATACCCGCGCCGTCGTCGATGCGATCAACAGTGGGGAACTGTATCGCTACATCAGCAAGCCATGGGATCCCGATGATTTAATCGAGGTCTTACGCGACGCCGCCCAGAAGTACAACGAGACGATCGCAGAAGCAAAATTACTCAGCGGATTGGATGACTATTTTGATGATGCGGTGAGTTTCGTCACTAGCGATGAACCGGCGGTGCGAGATGCTGATGCGGTTGAAACTTTCAAATCGCGAACCGAAACGCTTCGCACCTACCTGCGATTGCTAAAGGGGTCCGATGCACGACCGTGA
- a CDS encoding acetolactate synthase, protein MNFGSDVSTPYETLRGREFPAIRQFTIFLENRVGQLLEVIRRFEGTGIRIVALSINDAAECAFVRFLISDPDRGREILERSGLAIIETDLIGVELPEGPQPLLRVCTALLQAELNIIQAYPLIVRPHGKPAVAIMVEGIDEAMKTLNDKGFRIITEADLDGDDATGDGGAV, encoded by the coding sequence ATGAACTTTGGTTCCGACGTGAGCACCCCTTATGAAACGTTAAGGGGACGTGAGTTCCCCGCGATCCGACAATTCACGATCTTCCTTGAGAATCGCGTCGGTCAATTGCTCGAAGTCATCCGCCGCTTTGAAGGGACGGGGATTCGAATCGTCGCCCTGTCGATCAATGATGCTGCGGAGTGCGCGTTCGTCAGGTTTCTGATCAGCGATCCCGATCGTGGTCGAGAGATTCTCGAACGCTCGGGGCTGGCCATTATCGAAACGGATCTGATTGGGGTGGAGTTGCCCGAAGGGCCCCAGCCGCTGCTGCGTGTGTGCACCGCGTTGCTACAAGCGGAGCTGAATATCATCCAAGCTTATCCGTTGATCGTCCGGCCGCATGGCAAACCCGCCGTGGCCATTATGGTCGAAGGCATCGATGAGGCGATGAAAACGCTCAATGACAAGGGCTTTCGCATCATCACCGAAGCAGACTTGGATGGAGATGACGCAACTGGTGACGGCGGAGCTGTTTGA
- a CDS encoding RAD55 family ATPase, whose product MTKERLQTGIAALDDLLGGGLLPGTLTVVLGATGIGKTQLGISFANEGLAQEGERGILFDLTARGDSQSHAEYARRLFDWELTKTDVSGRVDPNRIWDRELARRDCMHLFNDIGRRVTADDMGPDAWREWKYEQAKRLDKAIAFFYGNFIHGVRRVVVDGVEPVDRAAESIQFELIEYVYGQIIRKEYDWLARDLFRVHYRENAEQVARTAYSRDDLGCLLMATSHEVMLDDLISRPIQSGDVLSNANTIILMGKVRDGNRVSRALYVAKHRGSACDESIVPYVIEESGLRLLTPS is encoded by the coding sequence GTGACTAAAGAGCGACTGCAGACAGGGATCGCGGCTCTCGACGACTTGTTGGGTGGCGGGTTGCTACCGGGAACATTGACGGTGGTATTAGGCGCAACCGGCATCGGCAAAACCCAACTGGGGATTAGCTTTGCCAACGAGGGCCTCGCTCAGGAGGGTGAGCGAGGGATCCTATTTGATCTCACCGCCCGGGGCGACTCCCAAAGTCACGCTGAATACGCACGTCGCCTGTTTGACTGGGAACTCACCAAGACAGATGTCAGTGGGCGAGTGGATCCCAATCGAATCTGGGACCGAGAGCTTGCTCGCCGCGACTGCATGCACCTATTCAACGACATCGGTCGCCGCGTCACCGCAGACGACATGGGGCCAGATGCCTGGCGTGAATGGAAATACGAGCAGGCCAAGCGACTGGACAAAGCGATCGCATTCTTCTACGGCAATTTCATTCATGGAGTCCGCCGCGTCGTCGTTGACGGTGTCGAGCCGGTGGATCGAGCAGCCGAATCGATTCAATTTGAATTGATTGAATACGTTTACGGACAGATCATTCGTAAAGAATACGATTGGTTGGCCCGCGATCTGTTCCGCGTGCACTACCGGGAAAATGCCGAACAGGTGGCCCGAACCGCATACAGTCGCGATGACTTGGGTTGCTTGCTAATGGCAACGAGCCACGAGGTCATGCTCGATGACTTGATTTCGCGACCAATCCAGAGCGGTGACGTGCTCTCCAACGCCAATACGATCATCTTGATGGGTAAAGTTCGCGATGGCAATCGTGTGAGCCGGGCGCTGTACGTGGCCAAACATCGCGGTAGTGCCTGCGACGAATCCATTGTGCCATACGTCATCGAAGAATCGGGGCTGCGTTTGTTGACCCCATCGTGA
- a CDS encoding sensor histidine kinase, whose amino-acid sequence MKVLVAEDSMVMRRLLVGYLRQWDYEVVECVDGEEAWQLFQSDSFSIVLSDWMMPNVDGLELTRRIRGSQRPGYCYLILLTAKTEKEDLITAMEAGADDFLVKPYDREELRVRIREGERIIRLERELVEQNRQLRETQAALVASEKLASLGQLAAGMAHEINNPIAFVTNNLAVLRRDLGEIVTLVEKYEEARAYLSGAPQELMEELTQIESDCDFAWLRQHLPQLLQSSTEGLTRVRDIIKNLRDFARLDQAAQDDVALIHAVTTTLEVLKHDIEKQHIGIKTEMQTVPPVPGRGDKINQVIYNVLLNAIQASPEGSSILIRMLPVDNAVRIEVEDSGCGMDQETLGRVFEPFFTTKPVGTGTGLGMSVSYGIVRDHGGIMSVESQLNCGTKVTIDLPLARSATSEHEQLE is encoded by the coding sequence ATGAAAGTGCTCGTTGCCGAAGACAGTATGGTCATGCGCCGCCTGCTCGTTGGCTACCTACGGCAATGGGATTATGAGGTCGTCGAATGCGTTGACGGCGAAGAGGCGTGGCAGCTATTTCAGTCGGATTCGTTTTCGATCGTCCTTTCGGATTGGATGATGCCCAACGTCGACGGGCTAGAACTGACCCGGCGGATCCGTGGTTCGCAACGGCCCGGCTACTGCTACCTGATTCTGTTGACGGCGAAGACCGAAAAGGAAGATTTGATTACAGCGATGGAAGCGGGCGCCGACGACTTCCTAGTGAAACCCTACGACCGGGAAGAGCTACGGGTGCGGATTCGCGAGGGCGAACGTATCATCCGCTTGGAAAGGGAACTCGTCGAGCAAAATCGCCAACTGCGAGAAACCCAGGCCGCGCTGGTCGCAAGTGAGAAACTCGCCAGCCTCGGGCAGTTGGCAGCCGGCATGGCTCATGAGATCAATAACCCCATCGCATTCGTGACCAATAACTTGGCAGTGCTGCGGCGAGATCTAGGTGAGATCGTTACGCTCGTCGAAAAATATGAAGAGGCACGAGCGTATCTCAGCGGCGCACCTCAGGAACTCATGGAGGAGCTGACACAGATCGAGAGCGATTGTGATTTTGCTTGGCTGCGTCAGCACCTACCGCAACTCCTCCAGTCCTCGACCGAGGGGCTGACACGCGTCCGTGACATCATCAAAAACCTGCGAGATTTCGCTCGCTTGGATCAAGCCGCTCAAGACGATGTAGCGCTGATTCACGCGGTCACAACTACGCTGGAAGTGCTTAAGCACGACATCGAGAAACAGCACATCGGCATTAAAACGGAAATGCAAACCGTGCCTCCCGTCCCAGGGCGCGGCGACAAGATCAATCAGGTCATTTACAACGTGCTGCTCAACGCCATCCAAGCCAGCCCGGAGGGTTCGTCGATTCTGATTCGTATGCTGCCGGTAGATAACGCAGTGCGGATCGAAGTCGAAGATTCCGGCTGTGGAATGGATCAAGAAACATTGGGACGAGTGTTTGAACCCTTTTTCACGACCAAACCGGTCGGTACCGGTACCGGCCTGGGAATGTCTGTCAGCTATGGAATTGTGCGCGACCATGGCGGTATCATGAGCGTTGAGAGTCAACTAAACTGTGGCACCAAAGTCACTATTGACCTGCCATTGGCCCGCTCCGCAACCAGCGAGCATGAACAACTTGAATAG
- a CDS encoding peroxiredoxin, producing the protein MSVLVTQQAPDFTATAVMPDGQFKDDFSLSDYKGKYILLFFWPLDFTFVCPTEIIAFSDRAKEFESLGVNIIGVSTDSHFSHLAWTNTPRNEGGIGKTAYPLVADFTKQISRDYDVLLDGGVALRGLFLIDKDGVVRHQVVNDLPLGRSVDEALRMVKALQFFETNGEVCPANWQEGARTIKADVDGSKEFFGAEYAT; encoded by the coding sequence ATGAGCGTTTTGGTTACTCAGCAAGCTCCCGATTTCACAGCCACCGCCGTCATGCCCGATGGCCAGTTCAAGGATGACTTTTCCTTGAGTGACTACAAAGGGAAGTACATCCTGCTGTTTTTCTGGCCACTGGACTTCACGTTTGTGTGTCCGACCGAAATCATCGCGTTCAGCGACCGGGCCAAAGAGTTTGAATCGCTCGGGGTGAATATTATCGGTGTCTCGACCGATAGCCATTTCTCGCACCTCGCGTGGACCAACACTCCGCGTAATGAGGGTGGCATTGGTAAGACGGCGTATCCGTTGGTTGCCGATTTCACCAAGCAAATATCGCGAGATTACGATGTGTTGCTCGATGGCGGCGTGGCCCTGCGTGGCCTGTTCTTGATTGACAAAGACGGCGTGGTGCGGCACCAGGTCGTTAACGACCTGCCACTGGGCCGCAGCGTTGACGAAGCACTGCGAATGGTCAAGGCATTGCAGTTCTTCGAAACCAATGGCGAAGTCTGCCCCGCGAACTGGCAGGAAGGCGCGCGGACGATCAAGGCGGACGTCGACGGCAGTAAAGAATTCTTTGGCGCTGAATACGCCACATAG
- a CDS encoding Dabb family protein, producing the protein MSRLAHQVFFKLKNRDEASVESLVAAAQKYLTGHDGALEFAVGVREPHYDRPVNADYDVALHVVFDNQASHDAYQVAPRHLAFIEEQKPNWDVVQVFDSNLRDA; encoded by the coding sequence ATGTCACGACTGGCCCACCAAGTTTTCTTCAAGCTAAAAAATCGCGATGAAGCGTCGGTTGAATCCCTCGTCGCCGCAGCCCAGAAATACCTCACCGGGCACGACGGCGCTCTGGAATTCGCCGTCGGAGTGCGTGAACCCCACTATGACCGTCCCGTCAACGCAGACTACGACGTCGCCCTGCATGTGGTCTTCGACAATCAAGCTTCGCACGACGCGTACCAGGTCGCACCGCGACACCTCGCGTTCATCGAGGAACAGAAACCGAACTGGGACGTCGTCCAAGTTTTCGATAGCAATCTGCGGGACGCCTAA
- a CDS encoding ferrochelatase, translated as MSSPTPYDSFLLVSFGGPEGPDDVIPFLENVLRGKNVPRERMLEVAEHYAHFGGVSPINQQNRELLAAIESEFQTAGIDLPVYWGNRNWEPYFADTLEQMKADGRQRALAFFTNVFSSYSGCRQYRENIAAAREQVGEGAPLIEKVRMGFNHPDFIATMVDSVRAAAESIECEPRATKLLFTAHSIPLSMAENCDYELQLREACRLVADASEVSDWDLVYQSRSGPPTQPWLEPDVLDEIARLDDEQKISALVILPIGFVSDHMEVMFDLDEEAADLCAQRGIKMARARTAGTSPKFVQMIRSLVQERLGIIDEKPSLGKLGPWHDVCPADCCTYIPRRPSGRPG; from the coding sequence ATGTCGAGCCCGACTCCGTACGACTCATTCCTGCTGGTATCCTTCGGTGGGCCAGAAGGCCCCGACGATGTGATTCCCTTCCTCGAGAACGTGCTGCGTGGCAAAAATGTGCCGCGCGAGCGGATGCTCGAGGTCGCTGAGCACTACGCGCATTTCGGCGGCGTCAGCCCGATCAACCAGCAAAATCGCGAGTTACTAGCTGCCATCGAGTCCGAGTTCCAAACCGCCGGAATCGATCTGCCGGTGTACTGGGGCAATCGAAATTGGGAACCTTATTTTGCTGACACGCTCGAGCAGATGAAGGCCGATGGACGCCAACGTGCTCTGGCGTTCTTCACCAACGTGTTTAGCTCTTACAGTGGGTGCCGCCAATATCGCGAAAATATTGCAGCTGCCCGCGAACAGGTCGGTGAGGGTGCACCGTTGATCGAGAAGGTGCGAATGGGTTTCAATCACCCTGATTTTATCGCCACGATGGTCGATAGCGTTCGCGCCGCAGCGGAGTCGATCGAGTGCGAACCGCGGGCAACGAAACTGCTGTTTACCGCTCACAGTATCCCGCTGAGCATGGCAGAAAACTGTGACTACGAGCTGCAACTGCGGGAGGCATGCCGGTTGGTAGCCGACGCCTCGGAGGTGAGCGACTGGGATCTGGTCTACCAAAGCCGCAGCGGACCGCCGACTCAGCCATGGCTTGAACCCGACGTGCTCGATGAGATTGCCAGACTCGATGACGAGCAGAAAATTTCGGCGCTCGTCATCTTGCCGATCGGATTCGTCAGCGACCATATGGAGGTCATGTTCGACTTGGATGAAGAAGCCGCTGATCTGTGTGCCCAGCGGGGTATCAAGATGGCCCGCGCTAGGACAGCGGGGACGTCGCCCAAGTTCGTCCAGATGATTCGCTCGCTCGTACAAGAGCGCCTGGGGATAATCGATGAAAAGCCATCCCTGGGCAAACTTGGGCCCTGGCACGACGTCTGCCCAGCGGACTGCTGCACCTACATCCCTCGTCGCCCTTCCGGCCGACCTGGGTAA